From Candidatus Zixiibacteriota bacterium, the proteins below share one genomic window:
- a CDS encoding phosphate ABC transporter substrate-binding protein, whose product MHNLNSFGKIIILTLGIVALFAAMAGAGERLTVKGSDTMVILGQRWAEAFMASHPETVVQVTGGGSGVGFAALINGTTDICEASRPIKPKEQQSLKSRFNTTGVEIPVARDGLTVYLNEANPVSELTIKQLAAVYSGEITNWKELGGEDARIIVYGRENSSGTYVYFKDEVLKGEDFAPQVQTLPGTAAIVNAVAKDKNGIGYGGAAYAKGVKYCALKADAQSPAFKPDLEHVKSGAYPLSRYLFWYLRNKPSGDMKTFVDFVLSAEGQKIVSEVGYFPVQ is encoded by the coding sequence ATGCATAACCTGAATTCATTCGGCAAGATTATCATCCTCACGCTCGGAATCGTCGCGCTCTTTGCCGCCATGGCCGGCGCCGGAGAACGCCTTACCGTCAAAGGTTCCGACACGATGGTCATTCTCGGACAGCGCTGGGCCGAGGCCTTCATGGCCAGTCACCCGGAAACCGTAGTCCAGGTCACAGGCGGCGGCTCGGGTGTCGGCTTCGCCGCGCTCATCAACGGCACCACCGACATCTGCGAAGCCTCACGGCCGATCAAGCCGAAAGAGCAGCAGAGTCTGAAGAGCCGGTTCAACACCACCGGCGTCGAAATCCCGGTGGCCCGCGATGGACTGACCGTCTACTTGAACGAAGCCAATCCGGTTAGCGAACTGACTATCAAGCAACTGGCCGCCGTCTACTCCGGTGAAATCACCAACTGGAAGGAACTCGGCGGCGAGGATGCGCGCATCATCGTCTACGGCCGCGAGAACAGCTCCGGCACTTACGTCTACTTCAAGGACGAGGTCCTCAAGGGTGAGGACTTCGCGCCGCAAGTCCAGACTCTTCCCGGCACGGCAGCCATCGTCAACGCGGTCGCCAAGGACAAGAACGGCATCGGCTATGGCGGCGCCGCCTATGCCAAGGGCGTCAAGTATTGCGCCCTCAAAGCTGACGCGCAGTCGCCGGCGTTCAAGCCTGATCTCGAACATGTCAAGAGTGGCGCCTATCCGCTGTCGCGCTATCTGTTCTGGTATCTGCGCAACAAGCCGAGCGGCGATATGAAAACTTTCGTCGACTTCGTTCTCTCCGCCGAAGGTCAGAAGATCGTCTCGGAAGTCGGCTACTTCCCGGTTCAATAA
- a CDS encoding zf-TFIIB domain-containing protein, which translates to MDCVACGQPLITCEYEQLEIDYCTSCGGIWLDHGELSLILNDAGASEGQLLALGGESAAMASRRKCPICRKKMEQVGFAGGGGPTLDRCVRGHGIWFDRGELETVITRLDPAVRELISSRLRSIFTR; encoded by the coding sequence ATGGATTGCGTTGCGTGCGGACAACCGCTGATCACGTGCGAGTACGAACAACTGGAGATCGACTATTGCACTTCCTGTGGCGGCATCTGGCTGGATCATGGTGAACTCTCGCTGATTTTGAATGATGCCGGAGCCAGCGAGGGGCAACTGCTGGCGCTGGGCGGCGAAAGTGCGGCAATGGCCAGCCGGCGCAAGTGTCCGATCTGCCGCAAGAAAATGGAGCAGGTTGGTTTCGCCGGCGGCGGCGGTCCGACGCTGGATCGGTGCGTGCGCGGTCATGGAATCTGGTTTGACCGCGGGGAGTTGGAAACAGTCATCACGCGGCTCGATCCGGCAGTACGGGAGTTGATATCGTCACGGCTTCGCTCCATATTCACCCGATAG